In one Solanum dulcamara chromosome 1, daSolDulc1.2, whole genome shotgun sequence genomic region, the following are encoded:
- the LOC129899285 gene encoding probable pectate lyase 13, which yields MLSVICILLFCLLISFSPQITVSLNVTLPHQHPYPEAVVQQVQRKVNESIYRRQLLDTTINAQCQTGNPIDDCWRCDPNWSKNRQRLADCAIGFGQGAIGGKNGKYYVVSDSSDADVVNPSPGTLRYAVIQEEPLWIIFSGDMFIKLKHELIVNSYKTIDGRGAKVHITGNGCITLQYISNVIIHNIHIYNCLPSGNTDIRSTPSHVGHRGRSDGDGISIFGSRNIWIDHCALSHCTDGLIDAIMGSTGITISNSYFTHHDEVMLLGHDDRYSPDTGMQVTIAFNHFGVGLVQRMPRCRRGYIHVVNNDFTEWQMYAIGGSANPTINSQGNRYTAPVDANAKEVTKRVDTDEEEWSGWNWRTDGDVMVNGAFFVPSGEGGLSNQYAKASSVEPKSAVIIDQLTLNAGVFGAPRDNSISISYGGGTTTGARGSGGGGSTGAGDDSDFFGMIFGNGAPEKLSTTAYTILLSVLIILILYTNQLLLLLL from the exons ATGCTTTCTGTTATATGCATTctcttgttttgtttgttaaTCTCTTTTTCCCCACAAATTACAGTTTCCCTTAATGTCACACTTCCTCATCAACATCCTTACCCTGAAGCTGTGGTTCAACAAGTACAAAG GAAGGTGAACGAATCGATATATAGGAGGCAACTATTGGACACCACCATAAATGCCCAATGCCAAACAGGTAACCCAATTGACGATTGCTGGCGCTGCGATCCAAATTGGTCTAAAAACCGGCAGCGCCTTGCAGATTGCGCTATTGGCTTCGGTCAGGGCGCAATCGGAGGTAAAAACGGCAAATACTACGTCGTTTCCGATTCCTCCGACGCCGACGTCGTAAATCCATCTCCGGGAACTCTTCGGTACGCCGTAATCCAGGAAGAACCACTCTGGATCATCTTCTCTGGTGACATGTTCATAAAATTGAAACACGAACTCATTGTTAACAGTTACAAAACCATCGACGGCCGGGGAGCAAAAGTTCACATTACCGGCAATGGATGTATAACGTTGCAGTATATTAGCAATGTGATTATacacaatattcatatttacaaTTGTCTTCCGTCGGGGAATACTGATATACGGTCGACACCATCTCATGTCGGTCACCGGGGTAGATCGGACGGCGACGGGATCTCGATATTTGGGTCACGGAATATATGGATTGATCATTGTGCTTTATCGCATTGTACTGATGGCTTAATTGACGCTATTATGGGGTCCACTGGTATTACTATCTCTAATAGCTATTTCACTCACCATGATGAAGTTATGCTATTGGGACATGATGATAGATACTCGCCTGACACTGGAATGCAG GTGACAATAGCATTCAATCATTTTGGAGTAGGGCTAGTACAAAGAATGCCAAGGTGTAGAAGAGGATATATACATGTAGTCAACAATGATTTTACTGAATGGCAAATGTATGCAATTGGAGGAAGTGCTAATCCTACTATTAATAGTCAGGGCAATCGATATACTGCGCCCGTCGATGCAAATGCTAAAGAG GTGACAAAGCGCGTGGATACAGACGAGGAGGAGTGGAGTGGTTGGAACTGGAGAACAGATGGAGACGTAATGGTAAATGGAGCATTTTTTGTGCCATCAGGTGAAGGAGGACTTAGCAACCAATACGCGAAAGCGTCGAGCGTGGAGCCCAAATCCGCTGTTATTATTGATCAACTTACTCTCAATGCCGGTGTTTTTGGGGCCCCCAG AGATAATAGTATTAGTATATCATATGGAGGAGGGACCACCACCGGAGCTAGGGGGAGCGGCGGTGGTGGGTCCACCGGCGCCGGCGATGATAGTGACTTCTTTGGAATGATATTTGGGAACGGCGCACCAGAAAAATTATCAACAACCGCTTATACTATCTTATTAtctgttttaattattttaattttgtacACCAACCAATTATTATTACTCTTACTAtag